The following is a genomic window from Hippoglossus stenolepis isolate QCI-W04-F060 chromosome 14, HSTE1.2, whole genome shotgun sequence.
ATTGTACTGGATTCTTggagtagatgagtgaatttttgtttttttggtttattATCCCTTTAAAGTAAGCACTCAACCGTAAAataattgatatttttatttgatgtcataGTTGTAACTTCTCTGTTTGTGCTACTTTTCACAGGAACTGGAGATCGTCATCGGTGATgaacacatttcattcacaaCTTCCAAAATTGGCTCCTTGATCGATGTCAACCAGTCAAAGTGAGTATTGTAGAGTTGAGTGGTCACAGTATATTTGTCACTGATTAAGGGCCACAGCTTTAAAAAGCTTCACTTTGTTTCAGGGACCCTGAAGGTCTTCGCGTGTTCTACTACCTGGTGCAAGACCTGAAATGTCTCGTCTTCAGTCTCATCGGTCTCCACTTCAAGATCAAGCCTATCTAAACGTggatttttctcattttaattgCTTTAGctaatgtttctgttgttgaaCTACCGCATTTGTAAATTTGCCTTTGATGaaaccatttttttattttaaataaacagtgaagACAAACGTTGCGTTCTTGTTTAACTTTTGAGTGTTCTTTGCAAATATAGACGCTACAGCCTAGGTTTCAATGACAATTGAATAGTCTATACTCGTGTGTAAAGAAATACTGTATTATtagtaaaattatttaaataagaaaatgttctTGCTACAATTCTTTTTGGAATAATTAGGTTTTATTTCAACTTGCATTCACCCACACCAATAAGGCTACACGTGAAAAACTGATAACTTAAATAACATGTATTATAGAGACATTAGTTAATGCTTTTTGATAAGGCACAGCATTTCTCTATACTGTAATTGCAGACAGTTCTACATCTAAAATGATTAAATGCATCCGTTTTGTGACCAACACTCTTAAGTCTTAGCTGACAATGTTTCACATGTTGCTAAAACCGAGAAGTTAGCCAACCCTTCACATGATGCTACAGTACAGGTATATCAAGGTGTAGCTGTTTGATTCAatcacaatttaaaagaaagatcTCTTGGATGAAATAAGCccagagtgaaaaacaaatcagttttgATGATACTCATTGTACCATAAATTAAAGTGGATATTGTCTACAATTAAATGCAGAAAGCTACCTATTCatttcacatctgtttttattatgaCAACACTTCATTAAACCTGTAATTTCCAAACTGCACCATTTGCTTTTTACATAACTTCAAACCCAAATGCAGATTCTCCTTTTATTCTCCCGTGGCttataaattatttatcttattACTTACTGCACCATAATGCAGAAATTTTAAACCAACTAACCAGAAAccgagagaaataaaacaaacttaacTATTGTTTCTTAACTAAGTGGCTTTCCATCCAGGACTGTGAAAATGTCCTCTAAAGACTTGTGGACACACTGCAGGAATTCATGGACGTTGCGAGCAGGGTAGCTGGACACATTACAGCCGATCCAGTCATCATGGACACCATAGCCAACGCCAAACCCATCAGGCACCACTGGGGCGAAGCCGCCGAGGTTCACGGCTGGACTGGTGAGGGTGCTGGTCGAGAGGATGTTGTGGTTGATGGCAGCGTAAGCAGGGTCAGTGTACAGGTCTTGCAGAGCTTGGCCCTTTGAGTTGGCCAGGTATCGCAGGGCAAAGAGGTGTCTGTCAAAACCTTGGCCTGGTGAGAGAAATGGAAGAGGTGGTTATTGGAGCAGCTCTTAGTTTACGTGTAAGTTGAAACCATTGCTGTGGTGTCAGTTTCAATGTGTATAGTAACACAGAGGATGCGTGATGATTATATATTGATTACTGTGCGCTACTTCAGGCTAATTAAGAATGCTAAGGCACATTATCTTGGTTGTGATTGGCCAGTGAGCCCAGTCCTGGAACATGCATGTTGCTTGCTCTCATGAGCACTTTGATGACTGTTTGCCTTTCAAATAACCTGTGATCTACATGAATGATCTACATTTAACCATTTCAAACAGCCCCAGGCTCGCTTACAGCGTCGCACCCCCTTCATCAACACTGATCTCATACAGAACCTCTCTGGTGTCCAACTGACAAAAATCTGCCAGAGAATATAAGAGAGCAAAAAATAGATCAAATTTTTTATGATATGGAACCAAATGGTCAGGGTTTTATATAAGTTTATACTAAATAGGGACAAATCCGTCTTTACTGTTGTAATGTCGAcaatcaaaatgtcaaataaacaaatcacttgtgttttttaagtgttgTGATCAACATTTGTAGAAATGTCTTATACACACCCATAGCTGCTTCCTTGGTGAGCTGTCCATGATATTTGGAGCATTCATGGAGCATGGCCTGCAGTTGCTCCACACTGTGTTGTCCTGGCTGACAAACAAAGGCGTGGGAACACTGTTTGGTGAATGAGGTAGCCGGTCGGATCGTCTCTGTGCGGCCATGCTTGAATGCTGCAGTGCTACACGACTCATATGTGGCCACTGTCTCTCCATACTGCCTCAGGAAGCCCATCTGAAAAGCCAGCTGGGCTATAGCGTCTGGACTCAACTTGCTCTTCTTTAGCTGTTTCTTCCCACCCTTCTTGAACTCCAGGGCATCAATAGTGAGTTTTGACACAGCTGAATCAAAGTTCTCCTTTGCTGTTTTGATGCCATTTTCCAGCTCACTGTCCAGCCTAAACTCCAGTCTGCGCACAGCAGAGGCCGaatctacagcagcagcaacagagccTGGGTGCACCAGTGGCTGCTCCGTGGTGTCTTTGAAGATCTCATTCTGAAAGCGGAGCACAGCTACGCCATCGCCCCATGAGTGCTCAAAATTAATGGCTGCCTGTCCATCCTTGGAGAGAATGATGCTGAAGGACTTGTCGTACCACCGGTTGCAGCCATCACCGTGCAGCATGTTGTGGGAGATGTGAATATGGTCTCGCATGGTCTCATCAtccagacagaaacagaaaattgCGCTGTCAACAAGATTTAATTTCTCTGCGTTTCCAGCAGCTATGAGTTTTTCCCTTAGCCCAGCCCACACATCCCTGTTCTCACTGGTCAGCACCCCAATAGGGAAGGCGGGCGCTGGTGTCGGATCAGACAAAATGTACTGTAAGTGGGACTGGATCTCTGCAGGCTTCACTAAATTCCCATCTCTGTCTACAATGTCAAACACATACATGTTGCCTTTTCTCATAACTAAGAGATGTCGCCCTTTCTCATTAGTGAAGAGCTCATCCCGCCCACATTTCGGAATCCGAGTGGAGTTAAAGAGCCGAAAGTACTGAGACATGTCCAGCGGGTAAGCATTCATCATGTATGCTCCATAccaagacagagaggacgggaCCCAGCGGATGAACCTTTTGAATCCGTCTGTGTCACTCTTTGCTGGGTTTAGGTGAAAAACCTCAGGCTCCAGTAATCCAGCTCGAAGTGTTTTCATGAAGCGAACCGCTGAACACACCATATTAGTTGCCCGTACAAGCTGGTTATTGTACTCTGTGTTAGGGTCCGGATTGAAGGACATGAAGGGGTTGAAGTTCAGCACCACGGAGTCACGAGCAGACAGGTACATATCAGACCATGGTCCTGAAATGAAAGTAAGCCAACCAGTTGCATGAGTAATTGTATGAATTTGACATGCTCAACTTCAGGGTGATGATTGTCAAGAAAGGCTTCACCTGAGATGTGGCTTGTGtgcttgtttcttttatcctggGCTACCAATTCCTCATGCAGCTGTTTCCCCACACCACTCTGGAAATCCTGTGCAAGTTTCTCTGTTGTTCTGAGGGCACACAAAAGAAGATTTTTCCAAGATCTTAACTGTTAATATTGTcc
Proteins encoded in this region:
- the cpt2 gene encoding carnitine O-palmitoyltransferase 2, mitochondrial, giving the protein MASLLSVQCVASLRRSGGLAHLRTTALGVSKRNYSKKEASPSEYLHQSVVPSMHYQKSLPRLPIPKLEDTMRRYLAAQRPLLDDDQFRTTEKLAQDFQSGVGKQLHEELVAQDKRNKHTSHISGPWSDMYLSARDSVVLNFNPFMSFNPDPNTEYNNQLVRATNMVCSAVRFMKTLRAGLLEPEVFHLNPAKSDTDGFKRFIRWVPSSLSWYGAYMMNAYPLDMSQYFRLFNSTRIPKCGRDELFTNEKGRHLLVMRKGNMYVFDIVDRDGNLVKPAEIQSHLQYILSDPTPAPAFPIGVLTSENRDVWAGLREKLIAAGNAEKLNLVDSAIFCFCLDDETMRDHIHISHNMLHGDGCNRWYDKSFSIILSKDGQAAINFEHSWGDGVAVLRFQNEIFKDTTEQPLVHPGSVAAAVDSASAVRRLEFRLDSELENGIKTAKENFDSAVSKLTIDALEFKKGGKKQLKKSKLSPDAIAQLAFQMGFLRQYGETVATYESCSTAAFKHGRTETIRPATSFTKQCSHAFVCQPGQHSVEQLQAMLHECSKYHGQLTKEAAMGQGFDRHLFALRYLANSKGQALQDLYTDPAYAAINHNILSTSTLTSPAVNLGGFAPVVPDGFGVGYGVHDDWIGCNVSSYPARNVHEFLQCVHKSLEDIFTVLDGKPLS